Proteins from one Physeter macrocephalus isolate SW-GA chromosome 16, ASM283717v5, whole genome shotgun sequence genomic window:
- the AQP11 gene encoding aquaporin-11 codes for MTALRGLWPQMQDTCTSLGLMLSIVLFMGLARVVTRQQLNRPTAHAFVLEFLATFQLCFCTHELQLLSEQEPLHPTWPLTLTYFFSLVHGLTLVGTSSNPCGVMMQMMLGGMSTETGAIRLLAQLIGALCSRYCMGALWSLGLTKYHVSERSFACRNPIQVDLPKAVIIEAVSSFIFHSALLHFQEVRTKLRIHLLSALITFLVYAGGSLTGAVFNPALALSLHFKCFDEAFLQFFIVYWLAPSLGILLMILMFSVFLPWLYNNHTINKKE; via the exons ATGACGGCGCTGCGGGGACTCTGGCCCCAGATGCAGGACACCTGTACCTCGCTGGGGCTGATGCTGTCGATCGTGCTGTTCATGGGGCTGGCCCGCGTGGTCACCCGGCAGCAGCTGAACAGGCCGACTGCCCACGCCTTCGTCTTGGAGTTTCTGGCCACGTTCCAGCTCTGCTTCTGCACCCATGAGCTGCAACTGCTGAGCGAGCAGGAACCCCTGCACCCCACCTGGCCGCTGACGCTAACCTACTTCTTCTCGTTGGTGCATGGCCTGACTCTGGTGGGCACCTCCAGCAACCCGTGCGGCGTGATGATGCAGATGATGCTGGGGGGAATGTCCACTGAGACGGGTGCGATTAGGCTGTTAGCTCAGCTGATTGGTGCCCTGTGCAGCAGGTACTGCATGGGCGCCCTGTGGAGCCTGGGACTGACCAAGTATCACGTCAGCGAGAGGAGCTTCGCTTGCAGGAATCCCATCCAAGTGGACTTGCCCAAAGCGGTCATCATAGAGGCCGTCTCCTCCTTTATCTTCCACAGCGCTTTGCTGCACTTCCAGGAGGTCCGAACCAAGCTTCGTATCCACCTGCTGTCAGCACTCATCACCTTTTTGGTCTATGCAG GAGGAAGTCTAACAGGAGCTGTATTTAATCCAGCTTTGGCACTTTCACTACATTTCAAGTGTTTTGATGAAGcattccttcaattttttataGTATATTGGCTGGCTCCTTCTTTAG gtaTATTGCTGATGATTTTGATGTTCAGTGTTTTCCTTCCATGGCTGTATAACAACCATACAATTAATAAAAAGGAGTAA